The following are encoded together in the Citrus sinensis cultivar Valencia sweet orange chromosome 1, DVS_A1.0, whole genome shotgun sequence genome:
- the LOC102608085 gene encoding uncharacterized protein LOC102608085 isoform X1 has protein sequence MGCFLGCFGFSGKRRRRKPANKVLPGDHRLGSYEPLDSSVSQLSCSDKKIKGISSIKIGKKVSFNLNVQTYEPLKDDETAYRLSESDEDEMREKNGERFANGSLSTTVSEEKSTGSKMGPFPSNHRYQNCRDSYDDEEDEGDMPYIGSDLDEDDDADDEFEYDYDDENDIDDQRISQSEFLKQLNNQSVESPERNITNNHMHMQLPASTDGDPKRNARDRSQYVNSVLNPVENLTQWKAVKARRAAAPQLLRKENNGLQQEAQVPSDLKTSSNLYPFNLAPHHNQSKPLLHEIAVDASLSNWLASSNCNESKTSIINNSRSCSRQSREDIPIIAITNLKASTT, from the exons ATGGGGTGTTTTCTGGGTTGTTTTGGTTTTTCCGGCAAACGGAGACGTCGAAAACCGGCCAATAAAGTATTGCCTGGTGACCAT AGACTTGGGAGTTATGAGCCTTTGGATTCTTCAGTCTCTCAGCTCAG TTGCAGTGACAAGAAGATTAAGGGGATATCAAGCATCAAAATTGGGAAGAAAGTGAGCTTTAATCTGAATGTTCAAACCTATGAGCCATTAAAAGATGATGAAACTGCATATCGATTGTCGGAGAGTGATGAGGATGAGATGAGGGAAAAGAATGGTGAAAGATTTGCCAATGGAAGCCTGTCTACTACTGTGTCCGAAGAGAAATCTACCGGGTCGAAAATGGGGCCGTTTCCCAGCAACCATAGATACCAAAATTGCAGAGATAGCTATGATGATGAGGAGGACGAGGGCGATATGCCCTACATTGGGAGTGACTTGGATGAGGATGATGATGCGGATGATGAATTTGAGTATGATTATGACGATGAGAATGACATTGATGATCAAAGAATAAGCCAAAGTGAGTTCTTGAAGCAACTAAACAATCAATCAGTGGAATCACCCGAAAGAAACATAACCAACAACCATATGCACATGCAACTTCCTGCCTCAACAGATGGAGACCCGAAAAGAAATGCCCGGGATAGGAGCCAGTATGTAAATTCTGTGTTGAATCCTGTGGAGAATCTCACTCAATGGAAAGCAGTCAAGGCAAGAAGAGCTGCGGCACCTCAGCTTCTAAGAAAGGAGAACAATGGATTACAGCAAGAAGCACAAGTACCCTCTGATTTGAAGACAAGTTCCAATCTGTATCCTTTCAATTTAGCACCACATCACAACCAATCGAAGCCTCTACTGCACGAGATTGCAGTTGATGCCAGCCTTTCAAACTGGTTAGCTTCATCAAACTGTAACGAGTCCAAGACCAGCATCATCAATAACAGCAGATCATGTTCGCGGCAAAGCAGAGAAGATATACCAATTATAGCTATCACCAACTTGAAGGCATCAACGACATAA
- the LOC102608085 gene encoding uncharacterized protein LOC102608085 isoform X2 produces MGCFLGCFGFSGKRRRRKPANKVLPGDHRLGSYEPLDSSVSQLSDKKIKGISSIKIGKKVSFNLNVQTYEPLKDDETAYRLSESDEDEMREKNGERFANGSLSTTVSEEKSTGSKMGPFPSNHRYQNCRDSYDDEEDEGDMPYIGSDLDEDDDADDEFEYDYDDENDIDDQRISQSEFLKQLNNQSVESPERNITNNHMHMQLPASTDGDPKRNARDRSQYVNSVLNPVENLTQWKAVKARRAAAPQLLRKENNGLQQEAQVPSDLKTSSNLYPFNLAPHHNQSKPLLHEIAVDASLSNWLASSNCNESKTSIINNSRSCSRQSREDIPIIAITNLKASTT; encoded by the exons ATGGGGTGTTTTCTGGGTTGTTTTGGTTTTTCCGGCAAACGGAGACGTCGAAAACCGGCCAATAAAGTATTGCCTGGTGACCAT AGACTTGGGAGTTATGAGCCTTTGGATTCTTCAGTCTCTCAGCTCAG TGACAAGAAGATTAAGGGGATATCAAGCATCAAAATTGGGAAGAAAGTGAGCTTTAATCTGAATGTTCAAACCTATGAGCCATTAAAAGATGATGAAACTGCATATCGATTGTCGGAGAGTGATGAGGATGAGATGAGGGAAAAGAATGGTGAAAGATTTGCCAATGGAAGCCTGTCTACTACTGTGTCCGAAGAGAAATCTACCGGGTCGAAAATGGGGCCGTTTCCCAGCAACCATAGATACCAAAATTGCAGAGATAGCTATGATGATGAGGAGGACGAGGGCGATATGCCCTACATTGGGAGTGACTTGGATGAGGATGATGATGCGGATGATGAATTTGAGTATGATTATGACGATGAGAATGACATTGATGATCAAAGAATAAGCCAAAGTGAGTTCTTGAAGCAACTAAACAATCAATCAGTGGAATCACCCGAAAGAAACATAACCAACAACCATATGCACATGCAACTTCCTGCCTCAACAGATGGAGACCCGAAAAGAAATGCCCGGGATAGGAGCCAGTATGTAAATTCTGTGTTGAATCCTGTGGAGAATCTCACTCAATGGAAAGCAGTCAAGGCAAGAAGAGCTGCGGCACCTCAGCTTCTAAGAAAGGAGAACAATGGATTACAGCAAGAAGCACAAGTACCCTCTGATTTGAAGACAAGTTCCAATCTGTATCCTTTCAATTTAGCACCACATCACAACCAATCGAAGCCTCTACTGCACGAGATTGCAGTTGATGCCAGCCTTTCAAACTGGTTAGCTTCATCAAACTGTAACGAGTCCAAGACCAGCATCATCAATAACAGCAGATCATGTTCGCGGCAAAGCAGAGAAGATATACCAATTATAGCTATCACCAACTTGAAGGCATCAACGACATAA
- the LOC102608381 gene encoding uncharacterized protein LOC102608381: MATDLVDAKDVNGCQRKPLNTKESENFENETHGEEYSETKALLSSRRGGTARMSDKTRRKVQWNDKNGKKLAEVVEFEPSEASDSEDEDSESCICTIM, translated from the exons ATGGCAACGGATCTTGTGGATGCTAAAGATGTTAATGGCTGCCAAAGAAAGCCTTTAAATACCAAAGAGagtgaaaattttgagaatgaAACTCATGGAGAGGAGTATAGTGAAACAAAAGCTTTGTTGTCTTCTAGGAGAGGTGGAACAGCAAGGATGTCTGATAAAACACGGCGAAAAGTGCAGTGGAATGATAAGAATGGGAAGAAACTTGCGGAGGTGGTAGAATTTGAACCGAG TGAAGCAAGTGACTCTGAAGATGAGGATTCAGAATCTTGCATCTGTACCATAATGTAG